The Prodigiosinella aquatilis region AATGATATGCAGACCACCTGACGCCAGCACCGCATCATGCCTTTTCTGCCAGGCAGCTTTAATGGCCGCGATCTGCTCTTCATCCGGGGCCTCCAGATGTGCGATTTCCGCCTGCCAGCTACCACCCAACACGATGTCTGTACCGCGCCCAGCCATATTAGTAGCAATCGTTACGGCACCAGGCTGCCCCGCCTGAGCAACAATATCCGCTTCCATTGCATGGAACTTGGCGTTCAATACACTGTGCTTGATGCCCGCAGCCGTCAGTGCATGTGATACAACTTCTGATTTTTCGATCGAAATGGTGCCGACCAGAATCGGCTGCCCATTGGCGGCACGATCTTTGATATCTTCAATAATCGCGTTAATTTTTTCCTGTTCAGACATGTACACTAAATCAGGCAGATCTTTACGGATCATCGGACGGTTGGTCGGGACAACAATAGTGTCCAGCTTATAAATAGAACTGAATTCAAACGCTTCAGTATCCGCCGTCCCCGTCATCCCGGCCAGTTTTTCATACAGGCGGAAATAGTTCTGGAAAGTGATTGATGCCAGTGTCTGGTTTTCATTCTGAATCGTTACATTCTCTTTCGCTTCCACTGCCTGGTGTAAGCCATCAGACCAACGACGCCCCTGCATTGTACGGCCCGTATGCTCATCTACGATGATTACTTCATCATCTTTAACAATATAATCAACATCTTTGGTGAATAGCACATGTGCACGCAATGCAGCAGTGATGTGATGCATCAGCATAATATTGGTCGGTGAATACAATGACTCACCCTCATCCATAATGCCTTCTTTCACCAACAACTCTTCAATCACCACCAGACCGCGCTCAGTCAGGTTAACCTGACGCGCTTTTTCATCTACAGAGAAGTGACCTTCTCCCTGGAAAGTGTCTGAATCCTCCTTTTCTTGGCGAATCAAGTAAGGAATGATTTTGTTAACGCGGATATAAAGTTCAGAACTGTCTTCTGCCGGACCGGAAATAATAAGTGGGGTACGGGCTTCATCGATCAGAATGGAGTCAACTTCATCCACCAACGCATAATAAAGCTGGCGCTGTACGCGCTCTTCCGGGCTGAAAGCCATATTGTCACGCAGATAGTCAAAGCCGTATTCATTATTGGTACCGTAGGTAATATCAGCACCATACGCTTCGCGTTTCGCAGGAGCAGGCATGCCAGGCAGGTTAATTCCCACCGTCAAGCCAAGAAATTCAAACAGCGGGCGGTTATTCTCAGCATCACGCTGCGCCAGATAATCATTCACCGTCACAACATGCACACCGCGTCCGGTCAAAGCATTCAGATAAGCCGGTAGCGTTGCAGTTAGCGTTTTACCCTCACCAGTACGCATTTCTGCAATGCAGCGCTCATTAAGTACTATCCCGCCCATTAACTGCACATCGAAATGACGCATGCCAAAAACACGCTTACTGGCTTCACGCACTACCGCAAAAGATTCGGGTAACAATGCTTCTAACTTTTCACCATTTTTAAGACGTTCGCGGAATTCCTGGGTTTTCGCTTTCAGTGCCTCATCAGAAAGCGCTTCCATATCGGGCTCGAGACGATTAATCACATCCACCACTTTACGCATACGGCGCAAAGTACGATCGTTACGACTACCAAAAACTTTGGTTAAAAATTTCATTAACATAGTAATTTTAATCTCAACAATGCCATTCTTTCAGTAATGGCATAACATCAGAAAATTTCAGGAAACTATAACTCGTCGCTATAGCGTTAACGTTATCGGCGTTACGCACAAGGACCTGCTCGAATACCCTGAGTCTGAGCCAACCAGAGTCCGGGCTGATGAATAACAGAAGGGAGAGGAAAATGATATTCCGCCGCAACAGACAACGTTAGCGGTTTAACTTCATGTGTCAACAGTGCATTCAGTGTTTCAAGTAATACCTGATGGTGTACAGTAGACGCAGATTCAGACGGTACAAAATTACTTGACTGAGGAATAGTTAGTGCAAAAGACAAATGGCGAATCACCGTGCGTATGGCATGCCGATGCCAGTAATCAACGCTAAACGATGAACGGCGGTGTGAATCCTTCAACGCCACCAGGTCAGTAAAATCAAAAGAAACCGAATTCTGGCGGCTTATTGCCGAAGAGGAATTTGATAGTGACGACGGATTCTGCGATTCTCCCAGACTGTTAGGCAAACCAAGACTCGCCGCGACCATCCCCAACAGAAGATGCGGCCAGAAATAACGCCTACCAAATTGTCGCCAACGATTTAGAATACCAATCACAAGTTTACTGTCCGTCGGAGCCTGCGTTATGCGTGATAGCCGCCCACATTCATTGGAATATCTTTTCGATAGCGCATCGGATGCGAAAAATAGTCCACTACGGGATATCCAGCAACGCGCTATCGCATTATTAAAACTTAATCGGGCCGTTAGCGCACTATTACCGGCACAACTGCACCCCTGGTGCCGGGTCGCCAATTACCGACACAATCTGTTAGTGCTTGAAACCGCTAATGCCAGTTGGATGATGCGGTTACGTTATGAACAGCCAACGCTACTCTCTGCACTACGTGCACAAATACTACCATCATTAGCTGCGATCGACATCAGGATTAATCCAGAGATGGCCGCAAAAGCGTATGAAAACGAGAGAAAAGAAGCATCACCACACACAAAGGGATCATCTACGACGGCATTAAGAAAACTGAGTCCACAAAGTGCTGATATGTTGAAGGGATTGGCAAATCAAAGTCCAGAGGGATTAAAACGAGTATTAGAACGACTGGCATCGCTGGCCGGAGAGAGTACCAGCAAAAACCAGTCGTAGCAGTAATCAGAATCTTTGGCTATCAGGCCAACACAGTAGAAGGTGCTTTGAAAGCCAAAGGCATTTCAGCCTCGTTTTCAAAGGTGACATATTCCCATGCTTCCTGTTTCGCCAGCACGGCCTGCAACAGCTTGTTGTTAAGCGCGTGACCTGACTTAAATGCCGTGAATGCACCGATGATGTTATGACCGCACATAAACAAATCACCAATCGCGTCTAACATTTTGTGACGGACAAATTCATCATCAAAACGCAAACCGTCTTCATTTAAGACACGATAATCATCAACGACGATAGCACAATCGAAACTGCCGCCCAGGCACAACCCTCGAGACTGCAGATATTCAATATCACGCATAAAACCAAACGTGCGTGCCCGGCTGATCTGACGAACAAAAGCATCGGCGGAAAAATCCAGGCAATAACGCTGAGCACCGGCACCAATCGCTGGGTGATTAAAGTCGATGGTAAAATCCAAGCTAAAACCATTAAATGGTGTCAACTCAGCCCATTTATCACCGTCTTCAACACGCACAGGCTGTTTGATACGAACGAACTTTTTAGCACAGTTCAGCTCTTCAATACCCGCATCCAACAGTAAATAAACAAATGGACTGGCGCTGCCATCCATGATTGGAATTTCAGGTGCATCAACATCAATAACAATGTTATCAATGCCCAAGCCAGCGAGAGCGGCATTCAGATGTTCTACTGTAGAAATACGAACATCATGCTCATTAACCAAGCAAGTACAAAGCATGGTATCACGCACTGATTTTGCGTCAGCTGGAAAATCAACCGGTGGATTCAAGTCAGTACGGCGATAGATGACCCCGGTGTTAGCCGGTGCAGGGCGCATAGTCAAGGTGACTTTCTTGCCGGTATGCAAACCGACCCCTGTCGCCTGTACAATACGCTTTAAAGTTCGTTGTTTGATCATCGTTTTATCTCGCAATTATCTGAACCTACGGCCTTAGTTTATACAAAGGCCGACGGCACAGTTTAGCACAAAGAGCGGAGATGCCAACCTTACGGTCAGATTAATCAGCCTGCTTACGCAAGAAGGCGGGAATATCCAGATAATCAGGCTCTTTATTAGTCTGAGTATTCGGATCATTCACCACTTTCGCGGCTGGTTTCTCCTGCGTCAACGGTGTCATGCCATGTTGCTGGTAACGGTGATCCATGACAGGTTGACTGCTTTGTTTATTCGTAACCAACGTGATTTCTGGACGCTTATCCATACCGATACCGGTAGCAACAACCGTTACACGCAGTTCATCGTTCATATCTGGATCCAACGATGTACCGATAACCACAGTTGCATTGTCAGATGCAAATGCGCGAATGGTATTACCAACAGTTTCAAATTCATCCAGACGCAGATCGAAACCGGCAGTGATGTTAACCAGCACACCACGCGCGCCAGACAGATCAATATCCTCCAGCAACGGACTGGAAATTGCCATCTCAGCCGCTTCTTCAGCACGATCTTCACCACGAGCGACACCTGACCCCATCATGGCATAACCCATTTCAGACATCACGGTACGCACGTCTGCAAAGTCCACATTCATCAAACCCGGACGAGTAATCAGCTCAGCGATCCCCTGTACCGCGCCTTTCAATACGTCGTTTGCCGCACCAAAAGCGTCCAGCAGCGAAATACCACGCCCCAGCACTTTCAACAATTTGTCATTTGGAATCGTAATCAAAGAGTCCACATGTTTGGACAACTCTGCAATCCCTTGCTCGGCAAAAGCCATCCGCTTTTTACCTTCAAAATTAAACGGTTTGGTAACCACCGCAACCGTAAGAATGCCCAAATCTTTTGCCACTTCGGCCACGACAGGAGCGGCACCAGTACCCGTTCCCCCCCCCATGCCAGCAGCGATGAATACCATATCCGCACCTTCCAGCGCAGTGCGCAGTGCTTCACGATCTTCTTCTGCTGAATTGCGTCCCACTTCCGGGTTTGCGCCAGCCCCCAGACCTTTGGTAATACCACTACCGATCTGAATGGTCTGACCTACCGCGGTTTTGCGCAGTGCCTGTGCATCGGTGTTTACCGCAAAGAATTCAACACCTTCAATGCGTTCACGCACCATGTGTTCGACAGCGTTACCGCCACCGCCACCAACGCCGATGACTTTAATCACCGCGTCATTGGTTAATTCCATAGGTTCAAACATAATTTCTCTCCGTTTTGTGCCTGTGTTACTTCGAGATCAAAAAAGTTGTGCCAAAAGATCTCTTTTGATAACCATTAAAATTCTTTTCTCAGCCAGCTGTTCAGGCGTTTAAACCAGTTACTCACTGAGGCGCGTTTTTCAACTTCATGCTCACCATTGAGATGAGATTCTTTGCCATAATGCAGTAACCCCACGGCTGTAGAGTAGTAAGGCTCCTGCGCATAATCCGTTAAACCTGTAATATTCAAAGGCTGCCCAATGCGCACTTGCGTATGAAAAACACGCTGAGCACATGCTGCCAGACCGTCAATCTGCGCCGCACCACCTGTCAGCACGATTCCGGCAGCCAGATGATGTTTTACGCCTTGCTGACGTAACTGCTCCTGCAACTGTAAAAGTTCATCGTTTACCAGATTCAATAACTCGGTGTAACGCGGTTCAATCACCTCGGCCAGTGTCTGACGCTGCAAACTCCGCGGCGGGCGGCCCCCCACACTGGGCACTTCTACACTTTCATCTTTACTGACAACAGCACCGAGAGCGCAGCCATAGCGCACTTTAATTGCTTCAGCATCTGTTGGCGGTGTCCCAAACGCATAGGCAATATCACTGGTCACTACGTTACCCGCATAAGGAATTACCTTGGTATGACGCAATGCCCCACCGGTGTAGACCGCCATATCCATAGTGCCACCACCAATATCCACCACACAGACACCAAGCTCACGTTCATCTTCCGTCAACACCGCATAACTGGATGCCAGGCCGGCAAAAATAAGCTGATCGACCTTAAGACCACAACGCTCCACGGCTTTGACAATGTTCTTTGCCATATCGTTGTGGCAGGTAATCAAGTGCACTTTTGCCTGCATACGCACACCCGATAATCCCACTGGATTTTTTATCCCTTCCTGATAATCAATGGCATATTCTTGTGGGATAACATGCAAAATGCGGTGTTCATCACGTACACGTACCGATTTAGCGGTATGTACGACACTTTCCACGTCTTCCGGCGTCACTTCTTCTTCTGAAATCGGCACCATGCCGATTTCATTCTGACAGCTGATATGCTTGCCGGATAATGCCAGATAGACTGATGAGATCTGGCAATCCGCCATCAACTCCGCCTGATCGATGGCACGCTGTACGCACTTAACCACCGATTCAAGATCGTTGACGCCACCTTTATCCATGCCCCGTGATGGGCAACTCCCCACCCCGATAATATTGACCATTCCATCAGGCAGAACCTCTCCCACCAGTGCAGCCACCTTAGCTGTACCGATTTCCAGCCCAACTACCAGTTTTCTGTCCGTCGACTTGATCATTGCTCTTTAGCCTGTGCTTGATTTGGTTGCTGATTACCGTTCTTGTGCTGATCAATGTCTTGTTTCTGATCAATAAACGCCTGACCCCAACCTACTGCTGCACCAGAGTCATAACGCAAATCCACATAATCTATACGCTTATTTTCACTCTGAGCCTGCCGTTGTAACAGCGGATAAAGCTCCATAAAACGTTGTAGACGACGGGTTCTATCATCTCGCCCTAATTCCAGACGGACATCATCATCCAGTTCCACTTTCCATGAATGCCGTGCACTCATCGTCACCGTTTTCAACGTAAATTTTCCGGCCGCCAATATCTGGTTCACGGCTCGATATCCTTCAAGTACATCTTTCTGACTGCCTTCCGGTCCATACAGCATCGGCATTTTTTTGTTGCCGATACGTTCTGCTGGCACGCTGAAAGAATTTCCTTCGCTATCAATCATAAGCAGGTCATTCCAACGCGCGAAAGGAACATATTCAACCACATGAATTTTCAATTCATCGGGCCACTGCTTACGAACACTAACCTGTTTAATCCAAGGCAAACGTTCAATCTGCTGCTGAATAACATTCACATCCTGAGTCATGAATGTGCCTGGCGGTCCCAATGATAAAATCGCCTGCCGAATATCATCATTGGTGGTGTAATGTCGTTCACCGGTCACCACCAGTCTGGATAATGGCAGATGGCTGGCATCCTTCATCCAGCTCAATACCATCCAACTGCCCCAGATAATCGTACCCACCACCATCAACAGGAAAATAATTCCAGCCAGTTGACTACCATTACTACGGCGCGCACCGTTTAATTCTGGCTCATGTCCACGCGTGTTCAGCGCCGCCTGCGACATATCAACCAGCCAATTCCAAAATTCTGGCAACCAATTGAGAGAACGTGAAGCCACGCTGTTTGGCCGCCATAGGCACCAGACTATGGCTGGTCATTCCCGGCGACGTATTCACTTCCAGTAAATAAAACGCGCCATCGCTGTCCATCATCACATCCACTCGTCCCCAGCCACTGCAACCAAGTGCCTGGTATGCATCCATCGCCAGAGAGGCCAGGTAATGCTCTTGTTCGTCAGACAGGCCACTCGGGCAGAAATACTGTGTCTCATCCGACAGGTACTTTGCCTCGTAGTCATAGAACGTGCCTGTTGCCTGAATCCGTATAGAAGGCAGTACCTCATCGCCCAGAATGCCAACCGTGAATTCCGGTCCGCTAAGACACTTCTCGACCAGTACCTCATCATCATGGTGAAAGGCCGCTTCCAGTGCTGAGTGCAACGCATCAGCCTGTTCAACCTTACTCATACCAACGCTGGAACCTTCACGGCTGGGCTTCACGATCAGCGGCATATCCAAATGTGCCACCTGTTGTATCAAATGGTTCGAATCCATTTGCAGGAACTGCTGACGGTTCAAGACCACATAAGGTGAAACAGGCAAACCTGATGCCTGCCAAACCAGTTTGGTACGGCGCTTATCCATCGTAAGTGCCGAGGCCATAACACCACTGCCAGTGTAGGGCAGTTGTAAAAATTCCAGTACGCCTTGCAAAGTACCGTCTTCACCACCGCGCCCATGGAGCGCGATAAAGGCTTTGGTAAATCCCTCGTCCTTTAAATGAATGACCGGGAAATCACGGATATCCACAGCATAGGCATCAATACCAGCCTCTTTCAGACCGGACAGAACTGCCTGCCCGGACAGCAAAGAGACTTCGCGTTCAGCGGAGATTCCACCAAGCAGTACAGCAACTTTCTCCGTCATGATGTCCTCACTCATTAATTTGTGGTCGTAATTGAGATTCAGCCAGCTTACGTGCCAACTTGCCGATATTTCCGGCCCCCTGAACCAAGACCAAATCCTCACCCTGCAGCGCATGTGACAATAATTCTGGCAATACATCCACATCAGGAACCAAAATAGGATCAATCCTGCCTCGACCACGAATCGTACGGCATAGCGAACGGCTATCGGCCCCCGGGATCGGTGACTCACCTGCGGGGTAAACATCCAACATCAACAAAACATCGACCTGAGAAAGCACATGGGCAAAATCATCGTACAAATCACGGGTACGCGTGTAGCGATGTGGTTGAAAAATCATCACCAACCGTTTGTCCGGCCAACCCGCGCGCGCAGCTTTAATCGTGGCATCCACTTCCGTTGGGTGATGGCCGTAATCATCGACCAACATGGCCGAACCACTTTTACCGTTGACCAACGCCAACGGGAATTCGCCAAGAAAATCGAACCGGCGTCCCGTTCCCTGAAAGCGAGCCAGCGCCCGCAAAATCGCGTCATCATCGATACCCTCTTCAGAGGCCACCGCCACCGCTGCCGCCGCATTCAGCGCATTGTGACGTCCTGGCGCATTCAGCGTCACATCCAGCAACGGCTTACCCTGACGGGCTAGCGTAAAATGTCCCTGCGCACCAACCTGACGATAACTGGCGATACGCACATCGGCATCATCACTGAAACCATAAGTAGTAATGTAGCGCCCCACCCGCGGTAACAGTTCACGGATAACCGGGTCGTCCAAACACATCACGGCATGCCCATAGAAAGGCAGGTTATGCAGGAAATTGATAAACGTCTGTTTAAGCGTCTCAAAATTACCCTGATAAGTGTCCATGTGGTCTGCTTCAATATTCGTCACAATGGCGGCCATTGGCTGCAAGTGTAAAAATGAGGCATCACTCTCATCAGCTTCGGCAATCAGGTAACGACTGGATCCCAGGCGCGCATGAGCACCCGCCGCTTTCACCAATCCACCGTTGACAAACGTAGGATCCAGCCCTGCTTCTGCATAAATACTGGTAACCAACGCGGTGGTGGTGGTTTTACCATGCGTCCCCGCGATGGCAATACCGTGGCGAAAGCGCATCAACTCCGCCAGCATTTCAGCCCGACGAATCACCGGAATACGAGCTTCATGAGCTGCGATAATTTCCGGGTTGTCCGCCGAAATAGCACTGGACACCACTACCACACTCGCATCGCTCACATTTTCCGGACGATGATGGAAATAAATTTGAGCGCCCAACTCACTCAACTGTTGAGTAACGGCATTCGGTGCCAGATCAGAACCACTAATTTGGTACCCTTCATTAGCCAATACTTCGGCGATACCACCCATGCCAGCACCACCGATGCCAACAAAGTGGATGTGCCGGACACGATGCATCTCGGGCACGATTGAACGCAGTTTCGCCAGTTGTTGTGTATTCACTTTTTTCTATCGCAACCTACATTAAGCACCGGACAGTTATCCGGCTATTTTTAACATTAACAATGAGCCGCATCCGCAACCCGATGGCCTGCCGCCTTAACCACTTCCGCCGCAACCCGTTCAGTAGCATCGGGAATAGCCACGGTTCTGGCCTTTTGCGCCATGGCTTGCAGAGTGACGCGATCCCATCCCATCAGTGTTTCAGTTACCGTCTCAACGCTGAACTGTGCCTGTTCTATAATTTTGGCCGCTCCGGCTTTCTCAAGCGGTAACGCATTCCAATATTGCTGGCGGTCTTTGTGCTGAAATGGCACAAACAGCGCGGGTAATCCTGCCACTGCGATTTCACTGACCGTCAGCGCGCCTGCGCGGCAAACGACAACATCCGCCCAGGTATAGGCCGCTGCCATATCATCAATAAATTCGCTAATCTTGTGCTGTTCTTGCCCGGCCTCAAGGTAAGCGGCCCGCACATCTGCCAACGCACCTTTACCTACCTGATGCCAGATGGTGAACTGCTCACCCAATCTGGCCGCAACACCGGGCATTGT contains the following coding sequences:
- the lpxC gene encoding UDP-3-O-acyl-N-acetylglucosamine deacetylase — protein: MIKQRTLKRIVQATGVGLHTGKKVTLTMRPAPANTGVIYRRTDLNPPVDFPADAKSVRDTMLCTCLVNEHDVRISTVEHLNAALAGLGIDNIVIDVDAPEIPIMDGSASPFVYLLLDAGIEELNCAKKFVRIKQPVRVEDGDKWAELTPFNGFSLDFTIDFNHPAIGAGAQRYCLDFSADAFVRQISRARTFGFMRDIEYLQSRGLCLGGSFDCAIVVDDYRVLNEDGLRFDDEFVRHKMLDAIGDLFMCGHNIIGAFTAFKSGHALNNKLLQAVLAKQEAWEYVTFENEAEMPLAFKAPSTVLA
- a CDS encoding D-alanine--D-alanine ligase, which produces MTEKVAVLLGGISAEREVSLLSGQAVLSGLKEAGIDAYAVDIRDFPVIHLKDEGFTKAFIALHGRGGEDGTLQGVLEFLQLPYTGSGVMASALTMDKRRTKLVWQASGLPVSPYVVLNRQQFLQMDSNHLIQQVAHLDMPLIVKPSREGSSVGMSKVEQADALHSALEAAFHHDDEVLVEKCLSGPEFTVGILGDEVLPSIRIQATGTFYDYEAKYLSDETQYFCPSGLSDEQEHYLASLAMDAYQALGCSGWGRVDVMMDSDGAFYLLEVNTSPGMTSHSLVPMAAKQRGFTFSQLVARILELAG
- the secA gene encoding preprotein translocase subunit SecA; the protein is MLMKFLTKVFGSRNDRTLRRMRKVVDVINRLEPDMEALSDEALKAKTQEFRERLKNGEKLEALLPESFAVVREASKRVFGMRHFDVQLMGGIVLNERCIAEMRTGEGKTLTATLPAYLNALTGRGVHVVTVNDYLAQRDAENNRPLFEFLGLTVGINLPGMPAPAKREAYGADITYGTNNEYGFDYLRDNMAFSPEERVQRQLYYALVDEVDSILIDEARTPLIISGPAEDSSELYIRVNKIIPYLIRQEKEDSDTFQGEGHFSVDEKARQVNLTERGLVVIEELLVKEGIMDEGESLYSPTNIMLMHHITAALRAHVLFTKDVDYIVKDDEVIIVDEHTGRTMQGRRWSDGLHQAVEAKENVTIQNENQTLASITFQNYFRLYEKLAGMTGTADTEAFEFSSIYKLDTIVVPTNRPMIRKDLPDLVYMSEQEKINAIIEDIKDRAANGQPILVGTISIEKSEVVSHALTAAGIKHSVLNAKFHAMEADIVAQAGQPGAVTIATNMAGRGTDIVLGGSWQAEIAHLEAPDEEQIAAIKAAWQKRHDAVLASGGLHIIGTERHESRRIDNQLRGRSGRQGDAGSSRFYLSMEDALMRIFASDRVSNMMRKLGMKEGESIEHPWVTKAIANAQRKVESRNFDIRKQLLEYDDVANDQRRAIYSQRNELLDVSDISETINSIREDVFKATLDSYIPPQSLEEMWDIDGLQRRLNADFDLDLPISEWLDKEPELHEETLRERIYEQAVEVYHQKEEVVGSEVIHNFEKGVMLQTLDSLWKEHLAAMDYLRQGIHLRGYAQKDPKQEYKRESFSMFAAMLESLKYEVISTLSKVQVRMPEEIEALEQQRREEAERLARQQQLSHQDDVTAGIPIQVDRKIGRNDPCPCGSGKKYKQCHGRIQK
- a CDS encoding DciA family protein; translation: MRDSRPHSLEYLFDSASDAKNSPLRDIQQRAIALLKLNRAVSALLPAQLHPWCRVANYRHNLLVLETANASWMMRLRYEQPTLLSALRAQILPSLAAIDIRINPEMAAKAYENERKEASPHTKGSSTTALRKLSPQSADMLKGLANQSPEGLKRVLERLASLAGESTSKNQS
- the ftsA gene encoding cell division protein FtsA; translation: MIKSTDRKLVVGLEIGTAKVAALVGEVLPDGMVNIIGVGSCPSRGMDKGGVNDLESVVKCVQRAIDQAELMADCQISSVYLALSGKHISCQNEIGMVPISEEEVTPEDVESVVHTAKSVRVRDEHRILHVIPQEYAIDYQEGIKNPVGLSGVRMQAKVHLITCHNDMAKNIVKAVERCGLKVDQLIFAGLASSYAVLTEDERELGVCVVDIGGGTMDMAVYTGGALRHTKVIPYAGNVVTSDIAYAFGTPPTDAEAIKVRYGCALGAVVSKDESVEVPSVGGRPPRSLQRQTLAEVIEPRYTELLNLVNDELLQLQEQLRQQGVKHHLAAGIVLTGGAAQIDGLAACAQRVFHTQVRIGQPLNITGLTDYAQEPYYSTAVGLLHYGKESHLNGEHEVEKRASVSNWFKRLNSWLRKEF
- the secM gene encoding secA translation cis-regulator SecM, producing the protein MIGILNRWRQFGRRYFWPHLLLGMVAASLGLPNSLGESQNPSSLSNSSSAISRQNSVSFDFTDLVALKDSHRRSSFSVDYWHRHAIRTVIRHLSFALTIPQSSNFVPSESASTVHHQVLLETLNALLTHEVKPLTLSVAAEYHFPLPSVIHQPGLWLAQTQGIRAGPCA
- the murC gene encoding UDP-N-acetylmuramate--L-alanine ligase, with translation MNTQQLAKLRSIVPEMHRVRHIHFVGIGGAGMGGIAEVLANEGYQISGSDLAPNAVTQQLSELGAQIYFHHRPENVSDASVVVVSSAISADNPEIIAAHEARIPVIRRAEMLAELMRFRHGIAIAGTHGKTTTTALVTSIYAEAGLDPTFVNGGLVKAAGAHARLGSSRYLIAEADESDASFLHLQPMAAIVTNIEADHMDTYQGNFETLKQTFINFLHNLPFYGHAVMCLDDPVIRELLPRVGRYITTYGFSDDADVRIASYRQVGAQGHFTLARQGKPLLDVTLNAPGRHNALNAAAAVAVASEEGIDDDAILRALARFQGTGRRFDFLGEFPLALVNGKSGSAMLVDDYGHHPTEVDATIKAARAGWPDKRLVMIFQPHRYTRTRDLYDDFAHVLSQVDVLLMLDVYPAGESPIPGADSRSLCRTIRGRGRIDPILVPDVDVLPELLSHALQGEDLVLVQGAGNIGKLARKLAESQLRPQINE
- the ftsQ gene encoding cell division protein FtsQ; this encodes MSQAALNTRGHEPELNGARRSNGSQLAGIIFLLMVVGTIIWGSWMVLSWMKDASHLPLSRLVVTGERHYTTNDDIRQAILSLGPPGTFMTQDVNVIQQQIERLPWIKQVSVRKQWPDELKIHVVEYVPFARWNDLLMIDSEGNSFSVPAERIGNKKMPMLYGPEGSQKDVLEGYRAVNQILAAGKFTLKTVTMSARHSWKVELDDDVRLELGRDDRTRRLQRFMELYPLLQRQAQSENKRIDYVDLRYDSGAAVGWGQAFIDQKQDIDQHKNGNQQPNQAQAKEQ
- the ftsZ gene encoding cell division protein FtsZ, with amino-acid sequence MFEPMELTNDAVIKVIGVGGGGGNAVEHMVRERIEGVEFFAVNTDAQALRKTAVGQTIQIGSGITKGLGAGANPEVGRNSAEEDREALRTALEGADMVFIAAGMGGGTGTGAAPVVAEVAKDLGILTVAVVTKPFNFEGKKRMAFAEQGIAELSKHVDSLITIPNDKLLKVLGRGISLLDAFGAANDVLKGAVQGIAELITRPGLMNVDFADVRTVMSEMGYAMMGSGVARGEDRAEEAAEMAISSPLLEDIDLSGARGVLVNITAGFDLRLDEFETVGNTIRAFASDNATVVIGTSLDPDMNDELRVTVVATGIGMDKRPEITLVTNKQSSQPVMDHRYQQHGMTPLTQEKPAAKVVNDPNTQTNKEPDYLDIPAFLRKQAD